One Leopardus geoffroyi isolate Oge1 chromosome E1, O.geoffroyi_Oge1_pat1.0, whole genome shotgun sequence genomic window, ATGGGCCACAGCCCCCTCTACCTCTGAGCCTGCTccacagccccgccccctcctttcCCCGCCTCCCAGCAGTCAGGCCCAGCCTGGGTGGGTGATCAAAGGTGACCTGTATCTCAGGCTGCTCCAGCAGGAACCAGCGCAGGGGATACGTGCGGGCTTGCATCATGTCCACTGGCACCGTGAACTCCTCATTCAGGTGGAAACTGTCTCTCTGGGTGAGGCTCGGGTCAAACTTGCTCCTCCAGAAACCTATATCCAGCAGAAGGCAGGGGCCACGTAGACTGGGACACCACCAGCCTCTTCCCTATTCCACCCAGAACCCGTTCAAGGGACAAAAGGTAGAGTCAAACCCCCAAGGGACACTGTGCCAGTGCATACCCAGCTGATCTAAGGTGTCTTCCCTGTAGCATTTTGGAAATCTGGACTTGCATTCTTCCCATGCCCTGCCATGCTCCCAGGAGCgtcccacctgccccccacccccacccgcccatCCTTTCAGACTCAGTTTCCTGCTAGGGCACTCTCTTCACAACAGCCCTATCCAGTTCCTGGCCTCCTCTTTGGCAAACCATCACCTgtttcccaccctcccccaagcCACAACCCAGAGatctccctgcctcctggcccaGCCCTGAGGAGAAAAACCCTGAGGACAAAGGTTTCGAAGCCCAGCTCAGCCTACAGGGCAGGGGTAccagctgaggggtgggggacccGAGGAGAGGACAAACGCACCCTGGAAGTGGATGGCATTGAGGAGAAGCAACACTGTGTCATCTGGCAGCTCTGAAAGGAAATCCTCAATCTTCCCCTCTGTGGCCTCCTTCACCCATTGGTTGATGTTCACCAGATcatccctcttccttcctgtcaGGCTCACGGGCTTTGCGCCAAAGAGCTGTTCTGATTTTTCCAGGAAGTCTTCTTTGATGGGAAATCCTACACAGGAGGGGGCACAAGCTGTTCCTAACCCTAACCTAGGCCAAGCCCATCTCCATCAACCCCGTCCACCCCAGGGCGCTACCTAGGGAGCTCCAAACCACCAGCACCTACCTTTCTGCAGGTACATTCTAGCAGCCAGTCGGAATGCCCCAGGGCCCAGGTCCTGGCAAAGGTGGCTCagcaggtgggggaggcagggccctGAGTCTGCGTGCAGCACCTGTAGTAACTTCTGCAGCGTTTGGTTCTGAGCACCTGGAGAGGACCACATCAGTTGTGGCCCGGGGCCAGGGTTCTTTCCCGCCCTGCTGCCCACTCTAGCCCCTGTTAAACCCCCGTGGTGAGCATGCCCACTCTAGCCCCTGTTAAACCCCTGTGGTGAGCATGCCCACGGCATCACATTCTCCTCCCATATCCACTGAACTGGTCTGAATGACAGTACTCCCTAAGTTTTACTTTCATCTCTGCTGCTGGCGGTCTGGGTGACGTCACCTCATCCAAGTTGTTTtccctctctgaacctcggtttccCACCATGAGAGCATCCAGTCCAGTGAAGACATCGTAGCTCTCAAACCCTTGCATAAAAATCACCAGAAGCATATCCTTAGGCCCAATCCCTGGGAATCTGATTCACAGAGACTGGAGGTGTGccaaggaatctgcatttttaccaAACATCCAAGTGACCCTGATGGAAGAAGCACCCACTAGTAAACCCTGGAGTATGGAGTTCCTACTGGCCTCCCAGCTCTGCTGGTCTGGAGAGGTCACAGTACCTAGTGCCAGGTGAGACAATGCCAGGGCCACACTCAGAGGAGACAGGATGAGGTTGGGGCTGGTGGCCCTTTGGGCCACCAGGGAGAACAGATCTGTGGTGAAGGCCATCATGGCCTGGGCCAACTTGCGGGTCTCCTCCGGGGTTGGGGCTCCCTTGCAGTCTCTTGGGGCCTTCTTCAGGGCAATATGGCCACTGGGCTCCTACAGGGACAGATCAGAGGGTCAGTAGGGTCAAGGGGTCAGCTCTGTGTGGAAAGATCCCTTTCATAGGCCCTGTGCCTGGGAACAGCAGGGCTTCGTCCCAGTCCTGACATGAGAGGGAGAGTCACGTGGGCAATAGCCTTCTGGGGACCGCGTCCTTTCCTTtcgtccctccctcccaccctctccctttaGGTCTCAGCCTCATGACCACGCCCCCGGGTCCCTCGCCCCTGCTGATTGGCCCTCCTCCCTCGGACCCCGCCcactcttcccccagccccacctggtTGTACCTGGTTGCCCAACTTGAGGAGGATAAGCGGGGGCAGCTTCTCCTGGGCCGGCCCGCTCATTAGCTGAAGAAGGGAGGAAGCGAATGGAGCGGGACCCTTCCCACACGTCCCCCACCCTGCAAGAGCCACAGGTGAGGCCCCTCAAGGCCTTCCTCCCCCTCTCGCCCCTCACTCCCCAGTACCTGCTGGTCCAAGGGCTCCATGGCACTCGCCGCGGAGAACTGTCGAGAAAGggatgaggagaggagagggaacgCCCTCAGAGCCAAAGCCACCTTCGACTCACCCCCTCCTCTTCCCGCCCagaccccccccacacacacacacacccgacCCCCGGCGtggccccacctgcctccccgccccaccctgaCCGAGGCCCAGGCTCACCACCAGGCAGGGGCCTTGCAGGCAGGACAAGCCGAGCAGCAGGAGCCCCCGGAGCAGCAGCGCCATGTTCCTGTGCGGGACAGGGAGCCTGCATCCCCAGCTCGCCCACGCTCCCGCGCGGGATCCCACCCACACGTTGCCTGGCCTGGCAACTCCTGAGCCTCTACGGCTGAGGGTCAACCCAGCAAGCGCCTGCACACCCACCCGAAAACACACTCGCCCTGGTTGCCATCTCTCAGGGGTGGGGAGCTCCCCCTAATTGCTTTTAACCCCTTCTTACTTTCCGGTTTTTCCCATTTTGTGCACTGAAAATGTTCAGGTTTATAGGGCAAATATCAAAACAAGAGCAGTCCTCATTCTTCAAGGCCCCATGTTGTGAGTCAGCCGTGGTTTAGAATCCACATCCTGCCTCTTCTCAGAGGACCTGAGATAAATCTCCCATACCCCTCTGGGCTTTGCCTTTTCTTGTCAAATGGTAGCAGAAGTCCCTACCTCCTCCCACTGTTTATTGTGAGGACCAAAATAAGACCGTCTTTGTGAGCCCTGATTACAATGCCTGGCACTCAGTCACATGGCTGTTGTCAGCCTAGCCCAGGGCCCCTCTTCTGGGAAGCCTGCCCTGAAGCCTCCTCCATACTGGGGCCCCTTTCCCAGAGCTCCTATCCAACCTGCTGTCCAGTGGCCCACCTTTTCTGGCTCGTCTGGTCTTGACCACCAACGTGGACAGGCCCGTGAGGCCCTGAGGTCTCAGCAGCGTTCGTGAGATGGGCTGGAGAGCCACGTTGTTGACCCAGCAACTGAGCCCAATGAATGGCTCCCAGCAGAGCCACCTTTGGACTTACGGGAAGCACAGGCCTCGCCCCCCACTCTGTCCAGGTCAGCTCCGGGAAGCCAGGCTGGCGGGTGGGGATGGGCAGGTCTAGATCTGTCCCAGAGCGGGTCCCACACACTCCAACTCCACCCCCATCTCAGGACCAGTCCTTCTATcacccctggccccacccccccatcacgCACAAGGACCCTTGGCCAGGGCTCTGATCTCCAACCTGGGCTTTTGAAACTTCCTGGCAAGAAAAGACCTCTAGTTTTTGAAGTCCCAGGGAGACTCCTGCCAGAACCCCCACCTTGGGTCTTCATCAcccaggaggctgggaaataaGAAACCTGAATAAATTCACCCCAGACCCCCTCAGCCAGGTAGGCAGCTCTTACCTCCTCTCCTGCCCAAAGAGCAGGCCGAGCCACCCCTCCCCTCGTACCTCTGCAGGCTCCTCGCTGCTGCACACACTGTCCCTCTGGCCCCACTTGGGTGCTCCCCACACTCTGCCCAGGCTCCAGCCAGCCCAGCtgagccctcccctcccaccaggaGGACCTTTGCTCTCAGCCAACCCCGGTTCAAATTGCTTTCTCTTCTGGTAAATATTGACCTGCACATCCGGTTAAACATTGATATTGGGGCCGGAAGCCCCATTCCCACCAGGGCATCTAACCCTGAGATAGCTACCTGGAGCCCTCATGGATTTGAGTCCCACCTGAGTCTGAAGAAAGGAGGTTCAGGAAACGGTTGAGGAGACTGTCCTCATCTGTAGGGCAGATCCAGGAAGGGCCTCTCCCCAACCCCATGAGGTGGGGGTTCATCCCCATTTTAGTGGGGCTCAGAGAGTCTATGTGACATGCCCAAGGACACAGCTGGGCTCAGAGCCACCTCCAGCTTCTCACTTCCAatgtccttttctctcccccGTCCTAAGGGTAAGGAAGGGGAAGCTATGGGAGCCTATGTGGGGAACCCAAGATAAGATGCCCATCCCCAATCCCTACAAGCCCAGGATCCTGATTGGCTGCCTTCAGTCCGAGTttggaaggggtggagagaagagagagggccaTGGCCTCTGCCAGCATCCTCCCTCAGCAGGATCAAAGCCTCCTTACCTTCCCCCAAGCTGAGGGTTCAGGAAACTGACCTGGGGCTGCATGAACCAGAAGCCCTGTACCCCGTGGTGCCCAAGAGCAATGATCAGGCTGTCTCCCACCTTCCTCCCGCCCTACTTCTCACTCTCCTCACTGCCCTGGAAGCTGCTGGGTCTCAATTTTTTCCCACCCTGATAACCATCATCAAGAAAAGCCTCACTCAGTTCCATGGCTCTTCCAAAAGATTTATTGGTCATATTTACATCTATTGCAAATAGTGAAGAGGCAGTAAGGGCCCAGGCTCAGACCTCATCTCTGCTCCAGAATGTGAGGGTCCGGGGATGCCTGGGTCTTCCTGTCCCCTGGGAGAGACCTGAGATGCAGAGATCATTCCTGCCCCTTCTCTCAGGGTGTTGGACCACTCCCCAAGGGTTCTGGGCCCAGGGGCTGCCTCTTCAGTTCAAGGCACAAACACTGTGGTTAGGGATGGGCAGGCAAGGCATGGGGTCACTCCTGGCAGGCACCAGCTGGACCAGTCCATCTTCCCTCCCCTGGTCctgccctctttctttccctacTGGTCCCATActgggcagggcctggctggGTGGACACTTAAACCCCACCCCAAAGCCCCTAACTCCTGGACCAGGACCAGCCCTCCTTAGAGGCTGGAGTCCAAGCACCATCAGTGTCCTGGACTGGAGCGGCTTCCCTGCCCTTGTGAGATAGGGGCACAGAGGGCTCACAAGGGGAGGTGGCTGGACACTGGCTGGACAGGGCCagtctcccttctccttctcagaGCTTCCCTGTCCCCATGTGGAcccagggggcagagctggggagaagagagggcagCGATGCTTTCCTGTGCTCCCTCTCTTGCTTCCTGCTGACTCGGGGCAGCATCTCCCCAAGCCACAGATGAGATCCCTTCTGGCAGCACTGGTGGCTCTGGCGGTTCAGGAACCTGAACCCCTGCCTCACTGTGGCTGGCAGGCCATGTGGGCACAGAGTGTGGGGCCTGAGGCCTGCCCAGAGGGAGCTGCCGGGGAGACAAGGGTAAGGGATGGACTCCTGGGGGATGTCTGCCCACCCTCGTTGGCCAGCCCCACCTTGGCCTAGGCCAGGAGGCGGATGACCCCATTGTCCGAGCCCAGCAAGAGGTGGCGTTTAGTGGGCAGCAAGGCCAGGCTGGTGAGCGTGCCTCGGAAGTTCTCAGAGCTGAGCTTCGTGGTGGCCTGGGAGGGCGGCTCAAGCAGGGAGCAGACGCCGATCTTGTTGGCCACAGTGCCGGTGACCACCTCACTGCCGTACAGGTCGAAGGTGTGGATGGGGTCAGATGCTGATTTGTAGTGGTGCGTGGGCTTCTGTTCCAGCTCCTTCCACACAGTCAAGGAGTGGTCAGAGGAGGAGCTGACCAGGACACTGCCCTCCACCGCCTGCTCAGGGAGAAGAGAGCCTCAGCAGGGCCTGGGCCCTCCCATGTGCCCACCGAGCTCCAAGGTCTTCTGTTTACTCGCACCGTATCTCCCAGGAAGACAGGGGATCCCGGGCAGGGGACCagctgcccccctccaccccccccccccccgccacattACATTAACACTAGTTAATATGTTAAAGCGTCTTTAACCTAGTCATCACTATcatttgagcacttactgtatctAGGCATTTTGTTAGGCATGCCATATTaccacatttaattttcataacaactCTATGACGTAAATGctgttgttcccattttatagagaaaaaaacatgaggctaagaaaagttaagtaatcctaccaaggtcacagagccagtaagTGGCATTGCCAGGTAATACCCAGGTTGACCCCAAAGCCTTCCTTGGAAGGTCAGAACTTAGAGGTGCCTGAAGCCCTGGGGCCCCGGACAGAGTTGGGGGCAGCCTGCCCTTAGTATTGGCAGTGCATGTCCCCTGGCTCCAGTCAGGATAGGGAGGGAGTGCCAGTTGCCTGGAAAAATCCTCCCACATACAGTCCTGTTCCTCCTCCTGGTCCCTCCCTGGGCAGTTCCCCAAGGTCTGTGACTGAGAATGGGCGGGGGTAGGGGCAGGATCCCCACGCCCGGGTGTCCCTACCCCCACCAGGGCAGCCCAGCATGGGCCATGGACTCTGCTCAGTGGTCGGGGGCAGTAAACACCCTCCCAGCTGAGCTTTATTTAACCTGAACTGGGTCACGGACAGGACCCGACCCCTGATCCTCCAAACAAGACAAATATGGACAAGGGTTACTCATTAGAACATCCCCAGGGAACAGCAGGGTCAGCTCGCCCCCTGGTTCCCGCCCCCGTGGCCTGCCTGCCGCCAGGGCCCCCTGCAGAAGAGCTGGCTCCTAACCCTCTCCGCCCATCAGCCATGGGGCATTTATGAGGGAGCCGGTCCTGGGTGGGCCCTAAGAGGGCCtggagcaggggctgggctgggcagtgaggagggaaaGGGGCCCACGTCAGTCACCTTGATCTGCAGGATGTCCCCCTCATGGGCTGGCCAGCCACGCAAAACCAGGCCTGTACGGGTGTCCAGGAGCACCATGAAGCCCGAGGAGAAGCCAGCCACGACGCTACGGCCACTGGGGCTGACGGCCAAGGAGCGGACAAGCCCCGGGTTCAGCCCGCCACCCAGGCGGAACTCATGctgcagacagagggagatgaGCTAAAGCACTGCCACCCACTCCAACCCATTTCTCCCTGAGGTCCTGTTCACCCCAAGCCCACACGGCTGAAAGGCCTGAGCCTCTATCCCCCATCGAGGGGAGGGCACCCCTTCATCCCAGATCAGAGTCCCACCCCCCAGCGTTTGCTGCTGTGGGTGAGTTGTCTCCAAAGAGAAACTAcaccctgcttctctcttcaGGGTCTTTCCTCCCTGCTGGGCATCCAAGCCAGGGCTCAGGGAACCGAACGCCCCTGACCTGCAGGCCGGGCTTCCTGCAGTCCACAAAGCGCAGGGTCGAGTCAGAGCTGGCCATGGTGATGCTGGTATGGGGGGCAGGCATGACAGCCACAGCAGTCAGGGGCACCCGGCTGTCCCATGGCTCTATTACGCGAAGGGTCTTCCCTGGGAAGGAAAGGCACAGTGGATCTAGGGTACCAGTAGCAGATGGAAGAACCCCAACCCTTCCTATCTCCCTGACATACCCTGTAACTGCCTCTCATCTCCCAGGGGACCTAAGAAAATACTAAAGATGATTTTTGACCTCCCCACCTTCCTGCATCCATGGCCAGGCCAGGCTCCTGTCCCCAAACTCTTCACACAGCACCCCCTGACCAAATGCTACCTCTCCTCGGTCTACCTCGATGCtactccatcccctccccctttaAAAACCTTATTAACCTTATTTCTCCCTAACACGATGCCAAAAAATCATCAAGCAACTCTCTGCCAAACTTGTGTGACATGTTATGTGTTAAGCCAAACCCCTATGTGCATTATCTTCTAAACCAGTtctgattcccattttacagatggggagcaCTAACGCTTCCAGCATCAAAGTAACTTGAGCAAGGTAACTCCGCAAATAAGTTGGCAGAACAATTCAAACTTAAGACTAATGGATTCCAACTCAGGTCTAACTGCTCCTCTGTGCAGCCTCGCTGGGTTGTCCCACACCATATACCAAGACACCCCAACCGCCCAACCCTGGGTCCCTGCACCCAGAGGCCTGGCCTGGCAGGGCATGGCATGGCAGCAACAGAACAGGCCTCACCTGGGCCCGCTCACCTGTGAAGGGGTCCCAGACGTGCACAGCCCCGTCACAGCTCACCACATACTGTGGGGCCTCAAGCTGGCCCACAAAGAAGACGCTCTTGCGGTGCTGGGCATAGACGAGGCGTGGGGCCATCTCGCTGGTGCCATCCCCAGAGTTGTAGAGTGGCCAGAGGCGCACTGTGCGGTCCTTGCTGCCACTCAGGAAGAAGTCCTCACTGCTCAGGGGCGCCACGCACTTGACAGCCCCCGAGTGGCCCGGGAAGCTCTGCAGGCGGATCTGATGGAAGTGGAAATGGGCATCCTGCTGGCTCACGCCGATCTCGTACTGCCAGTACGCCAGCCAGTTCCCGCTTAGCCCATGGGCGCTCCGCGGCAGCTCCCGCTTCAGCGCGTTGTCCTCCTCGCTGCTGGGGCCCCCACTGCCAGCGCCAGGGATGGGGCCCAGCAAGCCGGGGCTCTCAGGCTGAGAGTCATCGGGAATCTGGATGCGGTTCCCGACCAGCACGCTCCCAAAGGTCCCCGAGTGGCCGTCGTCCCGGGAGCAGCCCCCACTCTGGGGGTCCCACTCAGGGCCGGCGCTGGGCACCGTGGGCTCCACGCCGGCAGGGCTGCGACTGCTCGGACTGATGGTCTCCAAATACAGCCCCGCCAGCTCCCCAACCAGCTCGTGGTTGGGGATGATTTTCCGGATGATGTCACCTGGATGGGAGTGGGAGAGGtcctcagattagggaagatGGAAGGCCGCTGCCACCACCCATCCAAGGCTTGGGAACCACCAGAAAACAGGGCAGGTCCTGGCTGTGCAACTCTGGGCAAGTAACTCTTCATCTCCGAGCCTATTTTCTTCCACAGAGAAAGGTAGATCCATTCACACGAACATCTTCTATGTGTGCCGGGCGTTACGCAGGGCATCAGAAATAGAATGGTAAAAGCCAGGGGGTGCTTTCCCTCCCAGGGCTTAGATTTCAGTAGAGGGACGATGACATATCTGACCACAGGGCTGTCCATCCTATTTAAGATGATGACACACATAATTGCTCGGCAGTGCCGGGCCCATACGGGAGGCTACAGAAATGGTGGGCAGCTAATTCCTCTCAGCTCCGGGAGATGTCAGTACGTCAGCCTGGTGGCCCTGCCGTCCCCAGGGATACTCTAGGCCAGCTCCTGTGCCTCCTTGCTAGCTAATGCTCAGTCCCTGTTTATACAGCACCTTGGAACTCTGAGGTCCAAGGCCAAATCCCTTTGCTCTGACCCAGAACACTGAATGCTCATTACTGATTCTGGGGGCAAGGGGAGCATGGGGCCCTCCCCAGAGAAGAGACATAGCCACAGAGGCTTTGCGAGGGAACGTGATGGGGCAGTACCCAACAGGCAGGAGAAGGGCACGTAGATTGTGTACGCCATCTCCAAGGTGAACACCTTCTGCAGCTCGTCCAGCAGGGTAGGGTCCACCAGCCGCTGCTGCCCATCGGAGAAGGCCACCTCTGGCAGCTGGCCCTCACTGCGGCCCACGGGATCCAGCTTCAGCTCCTGTGGGCAGGGAGGCCCAGGGAGTCAGCCGAGTTCACGGCCCCTGCCCAGCCCAACCCAGCCAGGTAAGGGGGGTAGGTCTGCCTACCTGGTGCCGAAGCTCATGCAGCTGAGAGAAGACCTGAAAGAAGGTGGCCACAGGTTCACTCAGGTGCTGCTGGACCATCTCCTGTCCAATGCGCAGGCATATGAGGGCAATGAGGCTGATGGTTTTCACGCACAGGACAGTCCGGGCCTGGGCCCCACTCGGGAACCTGGAAAGAGAGTTCATGAGCTCCAGCACCCCCCACCTCTCCACAACTCTGTGGGACTTGCCCAGAATCTATGAAAAGCTTTAAGTGAAAAGAACTACAAGACAAATTTGATCCAAACCAGATGAGAGGAGCCGGAGGCAcagaaagaagatgtggcttactcagggtcacacagctggatcAGAACCAGGAATCCTGATAACCAAGACTCCTGACACCCAGTCCGGTCTCGCCCCCAAgcttcccagcccctcctgggTAGCTCCCTCAGCTGAGCTACTCCCCtgcacaggggtggggcaggagccTACCCAGTGACGAGGGAAGTGAGGAAGCTGAGCACGGGCAGCAAGACCTCGTGGCTGATTCGGGGCAGGATGTCCATGAGGGTGGTGTCCGAGAGGTACACGATGATCTTCTGGGTCAGAGTCACCGCTGCCAGCAGCCCCGCCTCCTTACGGCTGTTCAGTCGACTGGGGCCTGAGGTGCCACCTGGGGCCACCTAGGGCCATAGAGAAGGTGAGGGCCAGGCTGTCCACGGACCCCCTGGGGCCCCCAGGGATCCCAGGTCCGCCCTCAAGCTCCTTGACCTCCCCTGGGACTGCCAATCAGTAACTGACCAGGTAGCTGATGTAGGGCAGGTACTGGTAGGTGAGGACAGGCTCCCCATACAGATGAGCAATGTGGAGGAGGCAGCTGAGCACGGGCCCCGACACTATATCACCCAGCACCGGTCTCTTCTGATAGATGTTGCCAGCACTCAGAGGGGGACTCTCACCACTGCTCACGGTGAACTGTTGCCGAGTGGGCCCTGCCGAGGAAGAACCAGCAGCCTTGAGTAGCTAAcagcaggcaggaggcagggcgGCCTTCCAGGAACTGTGGTAGCCACTCCTCGTCACCCTAGCCTGGGGGCCACCCCATGCCCTACCCAAGGAAGGAAGTAGCTTACAGACGGGGACCCAGGACCTGCCTGGGAGGTGGAAGTAGGAAGGATCCCCTGCAGGGGGCTGAAGATAGACAGAGGGGCTGGGACGAAGCCCCATCTCCAGCACCAACCACAGGCCTTACCAACGTAACAAGATGTCAGCAGGCGGAGCAGGTTCCGGGCCACGTAGCGAGAGGCCACTGTGGGACCAAGCTTGGCAGATAGCCAGCGGACCATCTTGCAGGCTGTATCTGCAGGGCAGGAACGGGCCCTGAGCTCATCAGATAATGGTGACTTGCCacgcctcccaccccaccccagggc contains:
- the SERPINF2 gene encoding alpha-2-antiplasmin, translating into MALLLRGLLLLGLSCLQGPCLVFSAASAMEPLDQQLMSGPAQEKLPPLILLKLGNQEPSGHIALKKAPRDCKGAPTPEETRKLAQAMMAFTTDLFSLVAQRATSPNLILSPLSVALALSHLALGAQNQTLQKLLQVLHADSGPCLPHLLSHLCQDLGPGAFRLAARMYLQKGFPIKEDFLEKSEQLFGAKPVSLTGRKRDDLVNINQWVKEATEGKIEDFLSELPDDTVLLLLNAIHFQGFWRSKFDPSLTQRDSFHLNEEFTVPVDMMQARTYPLRWFLLEQPEIQVAHFPFKNNMSFVVIMPTHFEWNVSQVLANLSWDILHQPLLREKPTKVQLPKLHLKYQLDLVATLSQLGLQELFQAPDLRGISDQRLVVSSVQHQSTLELSEAGVEAAAATGTAMSRMSLSSFIVNRPFVFFILEDTTSMPLFVGSVRNPNPSAQWERKEQQDSPDDRDSFLNQKAFPRGDKPFGPDLKLAPPSEEDYPQPNSPK